In a genomic window of Erigeron canadensis isolate Cc75 chromosome 5, C_canadensis_v1, whole genome shotgun sequence:
- the LOC122600333 gene encoding peptidyl-prolyl cis-trans isomerase CYP37, chloroplastic isoform X2, producing MAVMLSSSSYSLISPKVFFNVTISPSITRRYSVSTHSLFQFSTSPARSVQPKLISCIFTGSKRSTGCSDQQKVDTKLHVSVLERGIMRLGATISVILVIIQLTSPVPLPGWDVSFLPPAEAVLYSPDTKVPRTGELALRKAIPANPNMKSIQNSLEELSYLLRIPQRKPYGTMESNVKKALKIAVDEKESILASVPADQKEKGLEIYTSLTDGKGGLQTLLGYIKEKDPDRVSVALASSLDSIAQLELLQAPGLSFLLPAQYTNYPRLTGRAVVELVIEKGDGSMFTPQSGGVPRKAATVQVVLDGYSAPLTTGNFAKLVIDGAYDGMKLKCTDQAILSDSGIDKSIGYSVPLEIMPSGQFEPLYKTTLSIQDGELPVLPLSVYGAVAMAHDDVSEEYSSPNQFFFYLYDKSYSGLGGLSFDEGQFSVFGYTTIGRDILPQIKTGDVVRSAKLVEGQDNLVLPAEKI from the exons ATGGCTGTTAtgttatcttcttcttcttattcaCTAATCTCccccaaagttttttttaatgtcacTATTAGTCCCTCTATTACCAGAAGGTATTCTGTGTCCACGCATTCCCTGTTCCAGTTCAGCACAAGTCCAGCTAGATCAGTCCAGCCAAAGCTTATTAGTTGCATTTTCACTGGCTCGAAGCGATCAACG GGATGTTCAGACCAACAAAAAGTGGACACCAAATTACATGTATCGGTTTTAGAGCGTGGAATTATGAGACTGGGGGCTACAATTTCGGTCATTCTTGTGATCATTCAACTTACATCTCCAGTACCTTTGCCCGGATGGGATGTGTCATTTCTTCCGCCTGCTGAAGCAGTCCTATACTCGCCAGACACAAAGGTTCCGAGAACCGGAGAATTAGCTTTAAGAAAAGCCATCCCTGCGAACCCAAACATGAAAAGTATACAG AATTCTCTCGAGGAACTGTCGTACCTACTAAGAATTCCTCAGAGAAAGCCTTACGGAACGATGGAGAGTAATGTAAAGAAAGCTCTTAAG ATTGCAGTGGATGAAAAGGAATCTATATTGGCAAGTGTACCAGCTGATCAGAAGGAAAAGGGGTTGGAAATTTATACATCTCTTACCGATGGGAAG GGGGGATTGCAGACTCTACTAGGATATATAAAGGAAAAGGATCCAGATAGAGTATCAGTAGCTCTTGCATCTTCACTGGATTCTATTGCTCAGCTAGAGCTGCTACAG GCTCCTGGACTATCTTTCTTGCTCCCCGCACAATATACAAATTATCCTAG GCTCACGGGCAGAGCTGTTGTTGAATTAGTGATTGAAAAAGGAGATGGCTCAATGTTTACTCCACAATCTGGTGGTGTGCCAAGAAAAGCTGCAACAGTCCAG GTCGTCCTGGATGGATATTCTGCACCACTGACAACGGGAAATTTTGCAAAACTG GTAATAGACGGGGCCTATGACGGGATGAAGCTCAAATGCACTGACCAAGCAATTCTCTCGGACAGTGGGATTGACAAGAGTATTGGTTATAGTGTTCCTCTTGAGATAATGCCATCTGGACAGTTTGAGCCACTTTATAAAACAACTTTAAGCATACAG GATGGAGAGTTGCCTGTGCTTCCATTATCGGTTTATGGTGCGGTTGCTATGGCTCATGATGATGTCTCTGAGGAATACTCGTCTCCGAAtcagtttttcttttatctttatgATAAGAGCTAT TCTGGCTTAGGAGGGTTATCTTTTGACGAGGGACAATTTTCTGTTTTTGG ATACACGACTATTGGAAGAGATATTCTCCCTCAGATAAAGACTGGCGATGTGGTTCGTTCTGCAAAGCTTGTGGAAGGTCAAGATAACCTCGTATTGCCAGCTGAAAA GATATGA
- the LOC122600333 gene encoding peptidyl-prolyl cis-trans isomerase CYP37, chloroplastic isoform X1 — protein sequence MSLLVPLLPEGILCPRIPCSSSAQVQLDQSSQSLLVAFSLARSDQRLVTDQQKVDTKLHVSVLERGIMRLGATISVILVIIQLTSPVPLPGWDVSFLPPAEAVLYSPDTKVPRTGELALRKAIPANPNMKSIQNSLEELSYLLRIPQRKPYGTMESNVKKALKIAVDEKESILASVPADQKEKGLEIYTSLTDGKGGLQTLLGYIKEKDPDRVSVALASSLDSIAQLELLQAPGLSFLLPAQYTNYPRLTGRAVVELVIEKGDGSMFTPQSGGVPRKAATVQVVLDGYSAPLTTGNFAKLVIDGAYDGMKLKCTDQAILSDSGIDKSIGYSVPLEIMPSGQFEPLYKTTLSIQDGELPVLPLSVYGAVAMAHDDVSEEYSSPNQFFFYLYDKSYSGLGGLSFDEGQFSVFGYTTIGRDILPQIKTGDVVRSAKLVEGQDNLVLPAEKI from the exons atgtcacTATTAGTCCCTCTATTACCAGAAGGTATTCTGTGTCCACGCATTCCCTGTTCCAGTTCAGCACAAGTCCAGCTAGATCAGTCCAGCCAAAGCTTATTAGTTGCATTTTCACTGGCTCGAAGCGATCAACGGTTAGTTACAG ACCAACAAAAAGTGGACACCAAATTACATGTATCGGTTTTAGAGCGTGGAATTATGAGACTGGGGGCTACAATTTCGGTCATTCTTGTGATCATTCAACTTACATCTCCAGTACCTTTGCCCGGATGGGATGTGTCATTTCTTCCGCCTGCTGAAGCAGTCCTATACTCGCCAGACACAAAGGTTCCGAGAACCGGAGAATTAGCTTTAAGAAAAGCCATCCCTGCGAACCCAAACATGAAAAGTATACAG AATTCTCTCGAGGAACTGTCGTACCTACTAAGAATTCCTCAGAGAAAGCCTTACGGAACGATGGAGAGTAATGTAAAGAAAGCTCTTAAG ATTGCAGTGGATGAAAAGGAATCTATATTGGCAAGTGTACCAGCTGATCAGAAGGAAAAGGGGTTGGAAATTTATACATCTCTTACCGATGGGAAG GGGGGATTGCAGACTCTACTAGGATATATAAAGGAAAAGGATCCAGATAGAGTATCAGTAGCTCTTGCATCTTCACTGGATTCTATTGCTCAGCTAGAGCTGCTACAG GCTCCTGGACTATCTTTCTTGCTCCCCGCACAATATACAAATTATCCTAG GCTCACGGGCAGAGCTGTTGTTGAATTAGTGATTGAAAAAGGAGATGGCTCAATGTTTACTCCACAATCTGGTGGTGTGCCAAGAAAAGCTGCAACAGTCCAG GTCGTCCTGGATGGATATTCTGCACCACTGACAACGGGAAATTTTGCAAAACTG GTAATAGACGGGGCCTATGACGGGATGAAGCTCAAATGCACTGACCAAGCAATTCTCTCGGACAGTGGGATTGACAAGAGTATTGGTTATAGTGTTCCTCTTGAGATAATGCCATCTGGACAGTTTGAGCCACTTTATAAAACAACTTTAAGCATACAG GATGGAGAGTTGCCTGTGCTTCCATTATCGGTTTATGGTGCGGTTGCTATGGCTCATGATGATGTCTCTGAGGAATACTCGTCTCCGAAtcagtttttcttttatctttatgATAAGAGCTAT TCTGGCTTAGGAGGGTTATCTTTTGACGAGGGACAATTTTCTGTTTTTGG ATACACGACTATTGGAAGAGATATTCTCCCTCAGATAAAGACTGGCGATGTGGTTCGTTCTGCAAAGCTTGTGGAAGGTCAAGATAACCTCGTATTGCCAGCTGAAAA GATATGA